From one Chloroflexota bacterium genomic stretch:
- a CDS encoding RecX family transcriptional regulator, which produces MTRKVTALTPQQRNKERVNIFLDGKFAFGLAAIVAARLKMGQSLSDDQIAHLQSLDEVEEAYNKAISYLSYRPRSKAELERYLKGKKLNGESAAQVMERLAGLQLVDDGEFARYWVENREQFAPRSKYALRSELRQKGLSSGDVDAAVGALDEDASAYEAARKRAARLSALDRETFQRRLSGFLARRGFGYAVVKRIVTRLWREQHGETADDE; this is translated from the coding sequence ATGACACGCAAAGTTACGGCGCTGACGCCCCAGCAGCGGAACAAAGAACGCGTCAACATCTTTCTGGACGGCAAGTTCGCGTTCGGTCTGGCGGCCATCGTCGCCGCGCGGCTGAAGATGGGCCAGTCGCTGTCCGACGACCAGATCGCGCACCTGCAGTCGCTGGACGAGGTCGAAGAAGCGTACAACAAGGCGATCTCGTACCTGTCCTACCGGCCGCGCAGCAAGGCCGAGCTCGAGCGATACCTGAAGGGCAAGAAGCTGAACGGCGAATCCGCCGCGCAGGTTATGGAGCGGTTGGCGGGGCTGCAACTCGTCGACGACGGCGAGTTTGCGCGTTACTGGGTCGAGAATCGCGAACAGTTCGCGCCGCGCAGCAAGTATGCCCTGCGCTCGGAACTGCGCCAGAAAGGGCTGTCCTCTGGCGATGTCGACGCGGCGGTTGGCGCGCTTGATGAAGACGCCAGCGCATACGAGGCGGCCCGCAAGCGCGCCGCGCGCCTGAGCGCGCTTGATCGCGAGACGTTTCAGCGCCGCCTGTCCGGGTTTCTGGCCCGGCGCGGGTTTGGCTACGCGGTGGTCAAGCGCATCGTCACGCGCCTGTGGCGCGAGCAGCACGGCGAAACCGCCGACGACGAATAG
- the recA gene encoding recombinase RecA, with protein sequence MRTNFASDALLKERCSLPAEDGKQKALESTIATLRKRFGDGAIMRLGAESRQPVEVISTGSMSLDLALGVGGIPRGRVTEIYGPESSGKTTICLHIVAEAQRLGGVAAYIDTEHAFDPSYAAKVGVDVDNLYISQPDTGEQALEIAEALTRSSGVDVIVIDSVAALVPRAEIEGEMGDTHVGLQARLMSQALRKLTGAIKKSNTAIVFTNQLRMKIGVMYGNPETTTGGNALKFYASVRMDIRKTDAIKDGNDQIGSRVKVSVKKNKVAPPFRIAEFDMMFNEGISREGDVLDVATNLGIVDKRGAYYSYDDTRLGQGREGAKAFLRQHPDTCLKIENQVRGQAGLAAKPGADS encoded by the coding sequence ATGAGGACTAATTTCGCCTCGGATGCATTATTGAAGGAGAGGTGCTCGTTGCCCGCAGAAGACGGCAAACAGAAGGCGCTCGAAAGCACCATTGCAACGCTCAGAAAACGCTTTGGCGATGGCGCCATCATGCGACTGGGCGCGGAAAGCCGCCAGCCGGTTGAGGTCATCTCGACCGGCTCGATGTCGCTCGATCTGGCGCTGGGCGTCGGCGGCATCCCGCGCGGCCGCGTCACGGAGATCTACGGCCCCGAATCGTCCGGCAAGACCACGATCTGCCTGCATATCGTCGCCGAGGCACAGCGGTTGGGCGGCGTCGCCGCCTATATCGACACCGAGCACGCCTTCGACCCGTCGTATGCCGCCAAAGTGGGCGTCGACGTGGACAACCTGTATATCTCGCAGCCCGACACCGGCGAGCAGGCGTTGGAGATCGCGGAAGCGCTGACGCGCAGCAGCGGCGTCGACGTGATCGTGATCGACTCGGTGGCCGCGCTGGTGCCGCGCGCGGAAATCGAAGGCGAGATGGGCGACACGCACGTCGGCCTGCAGGCCCGGCTGATGTCGCAGGCGCTGCGCAAGCTGACCGGCGCGATCAAGAAATCTAATACAGCCATTGTCTTCACCAACCAGTTGCGCATGAAGATCGGCGTCATGTACGGCAACCCGGAAACGACGACCGGCGGCAATGCGCTGAAGTTTTACGCCTCGGTGCGGATGGACATCCGCAAGACCGACGCGATCAAAGACGGCAACGACCAGATCGGAAGCCGGGTTAAGGTTTCCGTCAAAAAGAACAAGGTCGCTCCGCCATTCCGCATCGCCGAGTTTGACATGATGTTCAACGAGGGGATTTCGCGGGAAGGCGACGTGCTCGACGTGGCGACCAACCTGGGCATTGTGGACAAACGCGGCGCTTACTATTCTTACGATGATACGCGGCTGGGCCAGGGCCGGGAGGGCGCAAAGGCATTTTTGCGCCAGCACCCCGATACCTGCCTGAAGATTGAAAACCAGGTGCGCGGCCAGGCCGGTTTGGCGGCCAAGCCGGGCGCAGATTCATAG
- a CDS encoding protease complex subunit PrcB family protein: MHHRVGIAFILLICIAGCNEPTTPNPLPSAIPVPTAAPVPFPSPTAMVTSIPFETAINSSIGGAYGITGQYASSTTPELFPISDSKQLNQVWKATVDVAHGEQIPPQNPLSRVDFNDSMVLAFFLGPRPNSGYRIEIRKLSKSTSVVEMVVETAVPTPPLAAVLSSPCVFITIKRSDWPAQGRIIVKDVNGTTYVDKTVGQ, from the coding sequence ATGCATCACCGCGTTGGTATCGCGTTCATCCTTTTGATTTGCATTGCCGGTTGCAATGAACCGACAACGCCCAATCCACTGCCTTCTGCTATTCCTGTACCAACAGCCGCGCCTGTGCCTTTTCCGTCGCCCACTGCGATGGTGACATCTATTCCATTCGAGACTGCAATCAACTCTTCCATTGGTGGGGCCTACGGCATCACGGGCCAGTATGCCTCAAGCACTACCCCGGAGCTATTCCCGATCAGCGATTCCAAGCAATTGAACCAAGTATGGAAAGCGACGGTTGATGTCGCGCACGGAGAACAGATCCCTCCCCAGAATCCGTTAAGCCGTGTTGACTTCAACGATTCTATGGTTCTAGCATTCTTTCTGGGACCGCGGCCAAATTCAGGGTATCGGATTGAGATCAGAAAACTCTCAAAATCCACCTCTGTCGTTGAGATGGTCGTGGAGACTGCAGTTCCAACACCCCCCCTTGCCGCTGTGCTCAGTTCACCGTGCGTATTCATCACTATCAAAAGATCTGATTGGCCAGCACAGGGACGCATTATTGTCAAAGACGTCAACGGCACAACCTACGTAGACAAGACAGTGGGCCAGTGA
- the holB gene encoding DNA polymerase III subunit delta' produces MPWNTIGHEWAVAMLARAARTRPSHAYLITGPAQIGKLTLAQDFARALNCTAGDAPALFGEPAEPPCGVCRACQAIAAGRHPDVHTVKRQADKSEILVDQLRDVQNELALKPYEARWRVAIVEHIDEANASAANAFLKTLEEPAPQVVIVLTAQNPESVLPTIRSRCQQLPLRPLPIGRVEDALVERFGAAPAHARMLARLSGGRIGWAIEASRDEDLLAQRRAQLQEWLEAPGQPTAARIELAGRLTAKDADVRGALELWLSWWRDLLLVKGGHAAAIVHADFADRLQHDAERLDLRAIERYLSSIQDARTQIEQNVNTRLAVEVMLLAIPASR; encoded by the coding sequence ATGCCCTGGAACACCATCGGCCACGAGTGGGCGGTCGCCATGCTGGCCCGCGCGGCGCGCACCCGGCCGTCGCACGCCTATCTCATCACCGGCCCGGCGCAGATCGGCAAGTTGACGCTGGCGCAGGATTTCGCGCGCGCGTTAAACTGCACCGCGGGCGACGCGCCGGCGCTGTTCGGCGAACCCGCCGAGCCGCCGTGCGGCGTATGCCGCGCCTGCCAGGCGATCGCGGCCGGGCGTCACCCGGACGTGCACACAGTGAAGCGGCAGGCCGACAAGAGCGAAATACTGGTCGACCAGTTGCGCGATGTGCAGAATGAGCTGGCGCTGAAGCCGTACGAGGCGCGCTGGCGGGTGGCGATAGTCGAGCACATTGACGAGGCTAACGCCAGCGCCGCCAATGCATTTCTTAAGACGCTGGAGGAACCCGCACCGCAGGTGGTGATCGTGCTGACGGCGCAAAACCCGGAGTCGGTGCTGCCGACGATCCGCTCGCGCTGCCAGCAACTGCCGCTGCGGCCGCTGCCGATCGGGCGGGTCGAGGACGCACTCGTGGAGCGCTTCGGCGCGGCCCCGGCGCACGCGCGCATGCTGGCCCGCCTGAGCGGCGGGCGCATCGGCTGGGCGATCGAAGCGAGCCGGGACGAAGACTTGCTGGCGCAGCGACGCGCGCAACTGCAGGAATGGCTGGAGGCGCCGGGCCAGCCAACTGCGGCGCGCATCGAACTGGCCGGACGGCTGACCGCCAAGGACGCCGATGTGCGCGGCGCCCTGGAACTCTGGTTGTCCTGGTGGCGTGACCTGCTGCTCGTCAAGGGCGGTCATGCCGCCGCGATCGTCCATGCTGACTTCGCCGACCGCCTGCAGCACGACGCCGAGCGGCTCGACCTCCGCGCCATCGAGCGCTACCTGTCGTCAATCCAGGACGCGCGAACGCAGATCGAGCAAAACGTTAATACGCGCCTGGCCGTCGAGGTGATGCTACTCGCCATTCCGGCGAGCCGGTAG
- a CDS encoding O-methyltransferase, with the protein MDSALAALLAELERFGNENDERATDRRARMLNITPDTGEFLTVLIRATHARRVLEVGTSNGYSTLWLVHAVRPLRGHITTLEIALHKAVMAEANFKRAGLQDWITQHVTDARAFLKQQPANSWDLIFLDAERVDYTGYWADLQRVLKPGCLLVVDNAVSHPYEVADFMAMVKQTVGYTTSLVPVGKGEFVVFKEP; encoded by the coding sequence ATGGACAGCGCACTGGCCGCCCTGCTGGCCGAACTGGAACGGTTCGGCAACGAGAACGACGAGCGAGCGACCGACCGCCGCGCGCGAATGCTCAATATCACGCCGGACACGGGCGAATTCCTGACCGTGCTGATTCGCGCAACGCACGCGCGGCGCGTCCTGGAAGTTGGTACGTCGAACGGCTACTCGACACTCTGGTTGGTGCACGCCGTTCGGCCGCTGCGCGGTCACATTACAACGCTGGAGATCGCGCTGCACAAAGCGGTGATGGCCGAGGCCAACTTCAAGCGCGCCGGCCTGCAAGACTGGATCACACAGCACGTGACCGACGCCCGCGCGTTCCTGAAGCAGCAGCCGGCCAATAGCTGGGATCTGATATTTCTGGACGCCGAGCGCGTGGATTACACCGGCTACTGGGCCGACCTGCAGCGGGTGCTGAAGCCGGGCTGCCTGCTCGTCGTCGACAACGCCGTGTCGCACCCGTATGAGGTCGCCGATTTCATGGCGATGGTGAAGCAGACGGTCGGCTACACGACGTCGCTCGTGCCCGTGGGCAAGGGCGAGTTCGTGGTATTCAAGGAGCCGTGA
- a CDS encoding NUDIX domain-containing protein, giving the protein MAGELPSYIAWLRERVGHDKVILTGAAACIRDMQGRVLLQKRRDNQLWGFPGGLQELGETIAQTACRETLEEVGLDVEVRQLIGIYTTPELDKRYDNGDQTQVFITFFECAVRGGELRAQESEVLDIGWFALDGLPPMQPCCALKAADARRFTGAAFFQ; this is encoded by the coding sequence ATGGCCGGCGAACTGCCGTCGTACATCGCCTGGCTGCGCGAACGGGTCGGGCACGACAAGGTGATCCTGACTGGCGCGGCCGCGTGCATCCGCGACATGCAGGGACGGGTGCTCCTGCAGAAGCGCCGGGACAACCAGTTATGGGGCTTTCCGGGCGGCCTGCAGGAACTGGGCGAGACGATCGCGCAGACCGCCTGCCGCGAAACGCTGGAGGAAGTCGGGCTGGATGTCGAGGTCCGGCAGTTGATCGGCATCTACACGACGCCGGAGTTGGATAAGCGGTACGACAACGGCGACCAGACGCAGGTGTTCATCACGTTCTTTGAGTGCGCCGTGCGCGGCGGCGAGTTGCGCGCGCAGGAGAGCGAGGTGCTGGACATCGGCTGGTTCGCACTCGACGGCCTGCCGCCGATGCAGCCGTGCTGCGCGCTGAAGGCCGCCGACGCCCGGCGCTTCACCGGCGCGGCATTCTTCCAGTAA
- a CDS encoding stage V sporulation protein S translates to MDVFKVTARSRSTSVAGAIAGVIREGQIAEVQAIGAGAVNQAIKAIAIARGYLVRDGIDIVCVPNFVEVDIEGQERTALKLTVQKPGLPLPPVTALPRADSDEGHAEAHAA, encoded by the coding sequence ATGGACGTTTTCAAAGTAACGGCTCGTTCGCGCTCGACGTCGGTTGCGGGCGCTATCGCGGGCGTAATCCGGGAAGGGCAGATAGCCGAGGTGCAGGCCATTGGGGCCGGCGCGGTCAATCAGGCGATCAAGGCGATCGCTATCGCGCGCGGTTACCTGGTGCGCGACGGCATAGATATCGTATGTGTGCCGAATTTCGTTGAAGTGGATATTGAAGGACAGGAGCGCACGGCGCTGAAGTTGACCGTGCAGAAGCCCGGCCTGCCGCTGCCGCCGGTGACGGCGCTGCCGCGCGCCGACTCCGACGAGGGGCATGCCGAGGCGCACGCAGCCTAA
- the rny gene encoding ribonuclease Y, with the protein MDLVLALGLAVAALVLAAAGFAVGYQFKQVRYAEKVKIAEEEAARIVLEAQSKSKDIILEGKDEVSRIKEQQEVEQKKRRAELQEQERRLQQRRESLENRNETLERRARNLDNREKEIERKHQEIDDLKAKQARELERVAALSREEARAIFLKSVEEETRQDAARLMREVESRAREEGERKAREIISTVVQRIASEQVAEQTVSMVPIPNEEMKGRIIGRSGRNIRSIELATGADLVVDDTPEAIIVSCFDPVRREVARLAVSKLVADGRIHPARIEKVVEQAQKEVDQQIISEGERAAFEASVPNLHPEIIKLLGRLKFRTSYGQNQHAHAIETSNIAAMLAHELGADVALARAGALLHDIGKAVTHEVEGSHALIGADLARRYGVPARIVNCIAAHHGEEEMLTVEAMLVEAADAISGARPGARRETLEVYVKRLKALEEIATSFDGVAQAFAVQAGREIRIMVKPETIDDLAAQRLSKSIARKIEEGVEFPGQIRVTVIRETRAVEFAK; encoded by the coding sequence ATGGATTTAGTACTGGCTCTTGGGCTGGCCGTAGCGGCATTAGTTCTCGCCGCCGCCGGCTTTGCCGTCGGTTATCAGTTCAAACAAGTACGCTATGCCGAAAAAGTAAAGATCGCGGAGGAAGAAGCGGCGCGCATCGTTCTGGAAGCGCAAAGTAAATCGAAAGACATCATCCTCGAAGGCAAGGACGAGGTCTCCCGGATCAAGGAGCAGCAGGAGGTCGAGCAGAAGAAGCGCCGCGCAGAGTTGCAGGAGCAGGAGCGGCGGCTGCAGCAGCGCCGCGAGAGCCTGGAGAACCGCAACGAAACGCTGGAGCGCCGGGCGCGCAACCTGGACAACCGCGAAAAGGAGATTGAGCGCAAGCACCAGGAGATCGATGATCTGAAGGCGAAGCAGGCCAGGGAACTGGAGCGCGTCGCGGCGCTGTCGCGCGAAGAGGCGCGCGCCATCTTCCTGAAGTCGGTCGAGGAGGAAACGCGGCAGGACGCCGCCCGCCTGATGCGCGAGGTCGAGTCGCGCGCGCGCGAAGAGGGTGAGCGCAAGGCGCGGGAGATCATCTCCACGGTGGTGCAGCGCATCGCCTCGGAGCAGGTGGCCGAGCAGACCGTCTCGATGGTGCCGATCCCCAACGAGGAAATGAAAGGGCGCATCATCGGCCGTTCCGGCCGCAACATCCGCTCGATCGAGTTGGCGACCGGCGCCGACCTGGTGGTGGACGATACGCCGGAAGCGATCATCGTCTCGTGCTTCGATCCGGTGCGGCGCGAAGTGGCGCGCCTGGCGGTCAGCAAGCTGGTGGCCGACGGCCGCATCCATCCGGCGCGCATCGAGAAGGTGGTCGAACAGGCGCAAAAGGAAGTGGATCAGCAGATCATCTCCGAGGGCGAGCGCGCGGCGTTTGAGGCGAGCGTGCCGAACCTGCATCCGGAGATCATCAAGCTGCTGGGGCGGCTCAAGTTCCGCACCTCGTACGGGCAGAACCAGCACGCGCACGCGATCGAAACGTCGAACATCGCGGCGATGCTGGCGCACGAACTCGGCGCCGACGTGGCGCTGGCGCGTGCCGGCGCGCTGCTACACGACATCGGCAAGGCGGTCACACACGAGGTGGAAGGCTCGCACGCGCTGATCGGCGCCGACCTGGCCCGCCGCTACGGCGTGCCGGCCAGGATCGTCAACTGCATCGCGGCGCACCACGGCGAGGAGGAGATGCTGACCGTCGAGGCGATGCTCGTTGAGGCGGCCGACGCCATCTCCGGCGCGCGGCCGGGCGCGCGGCGCGAGACGCTCGAAGTCTACGTCAAGCGCCTGAAAGCGCTCGAAGAGATCGCCACCTCGTTCGACGGCGTCGCGCAGGCGTTCGCTGTGCAGGCCGGCCGCGAGATCCGCATCATGGTCAAGCCGGAGACGATCGACGACCTCGCCGCGCAGCGGCTGTCGAAGTCGATCGCCCGCAAGATCGAGGAAGGCGTCGAGTTCCCGGGACAGATCCGTGTCACCGTCATTCGCGAGACACGCGCGGTGGAGTTCGCGAAGTAG
- a CDS encoding branched-chain amino acid transaminase: protein MPIKPTEWIWMSGKFVRWDDAKVHFWTHAMHYGSSIFEGIRAYPTAGGGAAIFALDAHMDRMWNSCKVYRMPIPFERGVVKEAVVQTVIKNELESAYIRPLVYRGVDALGVDGRSCPTEVAISAVALGRYLGTEALAAGIDVGVSSWRRMAQDTFPAQAKIGGQYINSQFIVMEAVDNGYAEGIALDTNGYVSEGSGENIFMVYQGEVWTPPISSSILLGVTRRAVIRIAQEMGYTVREANIPREMLYIADELFFTGTAAEITPIRSVDRIQIGAGRRGPVTERLQTYFFDLVEGRAPDKYGWLTPVK, encoded by the coding sequence ATGCCAATCAAGCCGACCGAATGGATCTGGATGAGCGGGAAGTTCGTACGCTGGGACGACGCCAAAGTGCATTTCTGGACGCATGCGATGCACTACGGCTCCAGCATCTTCGAGGGCATCCGCGCCTACCCGACGGCGGGCGGCGGCGCGGCGATCTTCGCGCTGGACGCGCACATGGACCGCATGTGGAACTCGTGCAAGGTCTACCGCATGCCAATCCCGTTCGAGCGCGGCGTCGTCAAAGAGGCGGTGGTGCAGACCGTCATCAAGAACGAGCTGGAGTCGGCGTACATCCGGCCGCTGGTATATCGCGGCGTGGACGCGCTCGGCGTGGACGGGCGCTCCTGCCCCACCGAGGTGGCGATCAGCGCGGTGGCGTTGGGACGCTATCTCGGCACGGAGGCGCTGGCGGCCGGCATTGACGTCGGCGTCAGCTCGTGGCGGCGCATGGCGCAGGACACCTTTCCGGCGCAGGCCAAGATCGGCGGACAGTACATCAACTCGCAGTTCATCGTGATGGAAGCGGTGGATAACGGCTACGCCGAGGGCATCGCGCTCGACACCAACGGCTACGTCAGCGAAGGCAGCGGCGAGAATATCTTCATGGTCTACCAGGGCGAGGTGTGGACGCCGCCGATCAGCTCGTCGATCCTGCTGGGCGTCACGCGCCGCGCGGTCATCCGCATCGCGCAGGAGATGGGCTACACCGTGCGCGAAGCCAACATCCCGCGCGAGATGCTGTACATCGCCGACGAGCTGTTCTTCACCGGCACGGCCGCCGAGATTACACCAATCCGCTCGGTCGATCGCATCCAGATCGGCGCCGGGCGGCGCGGCCCGGTCACCGAGCGCCTGCAGACGTACTTCTTCGACCTGGTCGAGGGGCGCGCGCCGGACAAGTACGGCTGGCTGACGCCGGTCAAGTAA
- a CDS encoding leucine--tRNA ligase, with translation MNRYDPAAIEAKWQQQWDRSGLYHTDLNDTSKPKFYFLTMLPYPSGDLHIGHWYAMSPSDAGARYRRMKGYNVLFPMGFDAFGLPAENAAIKRGIHPYKWTLKNIERMRKQLRTMGAMFDWSKEIVACMPEYYRWNQWFFLQFYKRGLVYKKMSPVDWCPKDQTVLAREQVWGEDRHCERCGTPVVKRDLEQWFLRITDYADELLDFSKIQWPERVQAMQTNWIGRSEGAEIIFRTAAGDEIVCFSTRPDTLYGATFIVLAPEHPLVAKLTTDEHRPAVDAYVTAARRMADIDREAADKEKTGQFTGGYAIHPLTGERVPVYIADYVLITYGTGAIMGVPAHDGRDWAFARKYNLPIPVVIAPPDWNGQPLDEAYSGDGRMVNSGPFDGTPSVDGKRLVAERLQEIGAGKPAVTYRLRDWLISRQRYWGTPIPIIYCPDHGIVPVPEEDLPVVLPVDASIKFNPQGQSPLLGHKKFLNTTCPQCGKPARRETDTMDTFADSSWYQYAYLSPYHTGTPFDPQIAGRWLPVDQYTGGIEHATMHLMYTRFFTKAMRDATGLIEDDEPMTRLFNQGIILGADSEKMSKSRGNVVNPDDLVGRYGADTVRAFLMFIGPWDQGGPWNPTGIEGARKWVARVWALVTEPAANAVVLPPASEEQVRALRRIVHQTIKRVTGDMDAFKYNTAIAAQMELASALLRAKEGAAYPEAVWGEAVKTMLLLMAPITPHVAEELWAKLGGAYSIHQQPWPAYDAQAAAEDTFTLIVQVNGKVRDRIDAPVGIGDEDAKQLALGADGAQKYMEGKTTRQVIYVKHKLVNIVV, from the coding sequence CTGAATCGCTACGATCCGGCCGCCATCGAAGCCAAGTGGCAGCAGCAGTGGGACCGCAGCGGTCTGTACCATACCGACCTGAACGACACGAGCAAGCCGAAATTCTACTTCCTGACGATGCTGCCGTATCCGTCGGGCGACCTGCACATCGGCCACTGGTACGCCATGTCGCCCAGCGATGCCGGCGCGCGCTACCGCCGCATGAAGGGCTACAACGTGCTGTTCCCGATGGGCTTCGACGCGTTCGGCTTGCCGGCCGAGAACGCGGCGATCAAGCGCGGCATCCACCCGTACAAGTGGACGCTGAAGAACATCGAGCGCATGCGCAAGCAACTGCGCACCATGGGCGCCATGTTCGACTGGTCGAAGGAGATCGTCGCCTGCATGCCGGAATATTACCGCTGGAACCAGTGGTTCTTCCTGCAGTTCTACAAGCGCGGGCTGGTCTATAAGAAAATGTCGCCCGTCGACTGGTGCCCGAAGGACCAGACGGTGCTGGCGCGCGAGCAGGTCTGGGGCGAGGACCGCCACTGCGAGCGCTGCGGCACGCCGGTCGTCAAGCGCGACCTGGAGCAGTGGTTCCTGCGCATCACCGACTACGCCGACGAACTGCTGGACTTCTCAAAGATCCAGTGGCCCGAGCGCGTGCAGGCGATGCAGACCAACTGGATCGGGCGCAGCGAGGGCGCGGAGATCATCTTCCGCACCGCCGCCGGCGACGAGATCGTCTGCTTCAGCACGCGGCCGGACACGCTGTACGGCGCGACGTTCATCGTGCTGGCGCCGGAGCACCCGCTGGTCGCCAAGTTGACGACCGACGAGCACCGCCCGGCCGTGGACGCGTATGTCACCGCCGCGCGCCGCATGGCCGACATCGACCGCGAGGCCGCCGACAAGGAGAAGACCGGCCAGTTCACCGGCGGCTATGCGATTCACCCGCTGACCGGCGAACGCGTGCCGGTCTACATCGCCGACTACGTGTTGATCACCTACGGCACCGGCGCGATCATGGGCGTGCCGGCGCACGACGGGCGCGACTGGGCGTTCGCCAGGAAGTACAACCTGCCGATCCCGGTCGTCATCGCGCCGCCGGATTGGAACGGCCAGCCGCTGGACGAAGCGTACTCCGGCGACGGGCGCATGGTCAACTCCGGGCCGTTCGACGGCACGCCGAGCGTGGATGGCAAACGGCTGGTGGCTGAGCGCCTGCAAGAGATCGGCGCGGGCAAGCCGGCCGTGACGTACCGCCTGCGCGACTGGCTGATCTCGCGCCAGCGCTACTGGGGCACGCCGATCCCGATCATCTACTGCCCTGATCATGGCATCGTGCCGGTGCCGGAGGAGGACCTGCCAGTCGTGCTGCCGGTTGACGCGTCAATCAAGTTCAACCCGCAGGGGCAGTCGCCGCTGCTGGGTCACAAGAAGTTCCTGAACACGACCTGCCCGCAGTGCGGCAAGCCGGCCCGGCGCGAGACCGACACGATGGACACGTTCGCCGACTCGTCGTGGTACCAGTACGCCTACCTGAGCCCGTACCACACCGGCACGCCGTTCGACCCGCAGATCGCCGGCCGCTGGCTGCCGGTGGATCAGTACACGGGCGGCATCGAGCACGCCACGATGCACCTGATGTACACGCGCTTCTTCACCAAGGCGATGCGCGACGCGACGGGCCTGATCGAGGACGACGAGCCGATGACGCGGCTGTTCAACCAGGGCATCATCCTGGGCGCGGACAGCGAGAAGATGTCCAAGTCGCGCGGCAACGTCGTCAATCCCGACGACCTGGTCGGCAGGTACGGCGCCGACACGGTGCGCGCGTTCCTGATGTTCATCGGCCCGTGGGACCAGGGCGGCCCCTGGAACCCGACCGGTATCGAGGGCGCGCGCAAGTGGGTTGCGCGCGTCTGGGCGCTGGTGACCGAGCCGGCGGCGAACGCCGTGGTGCTGCCGCCCGCGAGCGAGGAGCAGGTGCGCGCGCTGCGCCGGATCGTGCACCAGACGATCAAGCGCGTGACGGGTGACATGGACGCGTTCAAGTACAACACCGCTATCGCCGCGCAGATGGAGCTGGCCTCGGCGCTGCTGCGCGCCAAAGAGGGCGCGGCATACCCCGAGGCGGTCTGGGGCGAGGCTGTGAAGACCATGCTGCTGCTGATGGCGCCGATCACGCCGCATGTCGCGGAGGAGTTGTGGGCGAAGCTGGGTGGCGCATACAGCATCCACCAGCAGCCGTGGCCGGCCTACGACGCGCAGGCGGCCGCCGAGGACACCTTCACGCTGATCGTGCAGGTCAACGGCAAGGTGCGCGACCGCATCGACGCGCCGGTCGGCATCGGCGACGAGGACGCGAAGCAACTGGCGCTGGGCGCCGACGGCGCGCAGAAGTACATGGAAGGCAAAACGACGCGCCAGGTTATCTACGTCAAGCACAAGCTGGTCAACATCGTCGTCTAG